In Streptomyces thermolilacinus SPC6, a single genomic region encodes these proteins:
- a CDS encoding roadblock/LC7 domain-containing protein, whose product MSQAAQNLNWLITNFVDNTPGVSHTVVVSADGLLLAMSEGFPRDRADQLAAVASGLTSLTAGASRIFEGGXVNQTVVEMERGFLFIMSISDGSSLAVLAHPXXDIGLVGYEMALLVDRAGXVLTPDLRAELQGSLLX is encoded by the coding sequence ATGAGCCAGGCGGCGCAGAATCTGAACTGGTTGATCACCAATTTCGTGGACAACACCCCCGGGGTGTCGCACACGGTGGTGGTCTCCGCCGACGGACTCCTGCTGGCGATGTCCGAGGGTTTCCCCCGGGACCGTGCCGACCAGCTGGCCGCCGTCGCGTCCGGCCTGACCTCKCTGACCGCGGGCGCGTCCCGCATCTTCGAGGGCGGKCYGGTSAACCAGACCGTGGTGGAGATGGAGCGCGGCTTCCTCTTCATCATGTCCATCTCGGACGGCTCGTCGCTGGCCGTSCTCGCCCACCCSGAMKSCGACATCGGCCTCGTSGGYTACGAGATGGCGCTKCTSGTGGACCGMGCSGGCASYGTCCTCACCCCGGAYCTSCGCGCGGARCTSCARGGCAGYCTKCTCMACTAG